The following proteins come from a genomic window of Novosphingobium aromaticivorans DSM 12444:
- a CDS encoding enoyl-CoA hydratase/isomerase family protein translates to MSQVRLDVSDYVAVVTIDNPPVNAQNMDLVDELIATFDSFNDRDDVRVAVLTGAGKCFSAGADLRNRPDLSAPGARWARNRKVREVSYCIIDNAKPTIAAVNGPALGAGLGLVASCDIIVASENAVFGLPEVDVGLMGGGKHAERILPHSLVRRMMLTGYRAPAEELYRRGVIEACLPPEELMPWVMDMARNIAAKSPLATRLAKDSMRTIENMTLRDGYVYEQGNTAKLATSQDAAEAVAAFVEKRPPVFLGR, encoded by the coding sequence ATGAGTCAGGTAAGGTTGGACGTCAGCGATTACGTGGCCGTGGTCACGATCGACAATCCTCCGGTCAATGCCCAGAACATGGACCTCGTGGACGAACTGATCGCCACGTTCGACAGCTTCAACGACCGGGACGACGTGCGCGTGGCCGTACTGACCGGCGCGGGCAAGTGCTTTTCCGCAGGTGCGGACCTGCGCAACCGACCCGACCTTTCCGCCCCCGGCGCACGCTGGGCGCGCAACCGCAAGGTGCGCGAAGTCAGCTATTGCATCATTGACAACGCCAAGCCGACCATCGCGGCGGTCAACGGTCCGGCACTGGGAGCGGGGCTTGGCCTCGTGGCAAGCTGCGACATCATCGTTGCTTCCGAAAATGCCGTGTTTGGCCTGCCCGAGGTGGACGTCGGCCTGATGGGCGGTGGAAAGCACGCCGAACGCATCCTGCCGCATTCGCTCGTGCGCCGGATGATGCTGACCGGCTACCGTGCGCCCGCCGAGGAGCTTTACAGGCGTGGTGTGATCGAGGCCTGCCTGCCGCCCGAGGAACTGATGCCCTGGGTTATGGACATGGCCCGCAACATCGCCGCCAAGAGTCCGCTGGCTACCCGCCTCGCCAAGGACAGCATGCGCACGATCGAAAACATGACCTTGCGTGACGGCTACGTCTACGAACAGGGCAATACCGCAAAGCTTGCCACTTCCCAAGATGCGGCAGAGGCCGTGGCTGCTTTCGTGGAGAAGCGCCCCCCGGTTTTCCTCGGTCGCTGA
- a CDS encoding SDR family NAD(P)-dependent oxidoreductase, translating to MDTGLAKQTAGELEGKVAIVTGASRGLGKAIAALYAAEGAHVALVDLKQHWAEAAATEIGNGAIGLGADVSDRAALTAAIDEAAARFGKIDVLVNNAMWNSYDLIADITPEIFARMTGVGLGGIVWGIQAVLPHMPESGGAIVNIGSMAGRLGSAGALLYAAVKAGVDGLTRSASVELGPRSIRVNAIAPSTVATEGVKAILTPEQFESRVGQTPLGRLGEIDDIAQAALWLAGARSGFVTGQSLAVDGGLGHTLRR from the coding sequence ATGGACACGGGATTGGCCAAGCAAACGGCCGGAGAACTGGAAGGCAAGGTCGCAATCGTGACCGGCGCATCGCGCGGTTTAGGCAAGGCGATTGCTGCGCTCTATGCTGCGGAAGGCGCGCACGTGGCGCTCGTCGATCTAAAGCAGCACTGGGCGGAAGCCGCAGCAACGGAAATCGGCAATGGCGCCATCGGACTTGGTGCAGACGTGTCGGACCGTGCCGCATTGACGGCGGCGATTGATGAGGCCGCCGCACGGTTCGGCAAGATCGACGTGCTGGTCAACAATGCGATGTGGAACAGCTATGACCTGATCGCCGACATCACCCCCGAAATCTTCGCTCGGATGACTGGCGTTGGCCTGGGCGGGATCGTCTGGGGCATCCAGGCGGTGTTGCCGCACATGCCCGAAAGCGGCGGGGCCATCGTCAACATCGGTTCGATGGCCGGGCGTTTGGGGAGCGCGGGCGCGCTGCTCTATGCTGCGGTCAAGGCGGGCGTGGACGGCCTTACCCGTTCTGCTTCGGTCGAGCTTGGCCCGCGCAGCATCCGCGTAAACGCGATCGCGCCTTCGACCGTGGCGACGGAAGGCGTGAAGGCGATCCTCACGCCCGAGCAATTCGAAAGCCGCGTTGGACAGACGCCGCTCGGCAGGCTGGGCGAGATTGACGACATTGCCCAGGCAGCGCTCTGGCTGGCAGGCGCGCGATCGGGCTTCGTCACGGGCCAATCGCTTGCCGTGGACGGAGGCCTTGGCCACACGCTGCGACGCTAG
- a CDS encoding acyl-CoA synthetase, translating into MTAGNWNFGDLLDIAAANVPTDRPALVRGDRTIAWGEFDCRTNRLARAMLASGLKTGDRVAILARNIPEFIEIACAAFKARLTHVNINYRYTTAEIEYVLADCGAAALFHQDEFAGVVEPLPAALDHLRLVVQIGGEGSYDRMVEEGDGTPLGIARSPEDGYLLYTGGTTGRPKGVMWAAGDARAVQLEAPTVRNPVLTLEDHAKQVAANITPGRVLPACPLMHGAGLNSSMAELLMGGTAVLLEKDSFRADDLWDQVEGHQVTRILIVGDVFARPMLQALEAEPGRWDLSCLKVISSAGLMWSEEVKRGLVRQLPQLTLVDILGASEASGFGYAVTTATRETPTGYFEPGRQTVIIDVDTDRVLADDEPGTGWLARRPPFAQGYFGDPEKTAQTYRTIGGITYAIPGDMAERTVEGLIRLIGRGNLCINTGGEKVFVEEVEEALKRAPGIEDAIVVGVPDETWGKAVVALVRTGATYDEDAARTALAADLARYKLPRRIIVLDDLPRHASGKSDYRRATELAVAHLALAA; encoded by the coding sequence ATGACTGCTGGCAACTGGAACTTCGGCGACCTGCTTGATATCGCCGCCGCCAATGTCCCGACGGACCGTCCCGCGCTCGTGCGGGGCGACCGGACGATCGCGTGGGGCGAATTCGATTGCCGCACCAACCGGCTCGCCCGCGCGATGCTGGCAAGTGGCCTGAAGACCGGAGACCGCGTGGCCATCCTCGCGCGCAACATTCCCGAATTTATCGAGATCGCCTGCGCCGCGTTCAAGGCGCGCCTGACCCACGTCAACATCAACTACCGCTACACCACCGCCGAAATCGAATATGTCCTTGCCGATTGCGGCGCGGCAGCGCTGTTCCATCAGGACGAATTTGCAGGCGTCGTCGAGCCCCTCCCTGCCGCGCTCGATCATCTGAGGCTCGTCGTGCAGATCGGCGGGGAGGGCAGCTACGACCGGATGGTCGAAGAGGGCGACGGCACGCCGCTCGGCATCGCCCGGTCCCCCGAGGACGGCTATCTCCTCTATACCGGCGGCACCACCGGGCGCCCCAAGGGCGTCATGTGGGCGGCAGGCGATGCACGCGCGGTACAGCTTGAGGCGCCAACGGTGCGCAATCCGGTGCTGACCCTGGAGGACCACGCGAAGCAGGTTGCGGCCAACATCACCCCGGGCCGCGTGCTTCCGGCCTGTCCGCTGATGCACGGGGCGGGGCTCAACAGTTCGATGGCGGAACTCCTGATGGGCGGCACTGCGGTGTTGCTGGAAAAGGACAGCTTTCGCGCCGACGATCTATGGGATCAGGTCGAGGGGCACCAGGTCACGCGCATCCTGATCGTCGGCGACGTTTTCGCCCGGCCGATGCTTCAGGCGCTCGAGGCTGAACCGGGTCGCTGGGACCTGTCATGTCTCAAGGTCATTTCCTCGGCCGGCCTGATGTGGAGCGAGGAAGTGAAGCGTGGCCTTGTCCGCCAACTTCCGCAGCTGACGCTGGTGGATATCCTCGGTGCGTCCGAGGCCTCGGGTTTCGGCTATGCCGTGACGACCGCCACGCGTGAGACACCTACCGGCTATTTCGAGCCAGGTCGCCAGACCGTCATCATCGACGTCGACACCGACCGCGTGCTGGCCGACGACGAACCCGGCACAGGCTGGCTCGCCCGCCGCCCACCTTTCGCGCAAGGCTATTTCGGCGATCCGGAAAAGACCGCGCAGACCTATCGCACCATTGGCGGCATCACTTATGCCATCCCCGGCGACATGGCCGAACGTACTGTCGAGGGTCTCATTCGATTGATCGGTCGCGGCAATCTGTGCATCAATACCGGCGGCGAAAAGGTCTTCGTCGAGGAAGTCGAGGAAGCACTCAAGCGAGCCCCGGGCATCGAGGACGCCATCGTTGTCGGTGTGCCGGACGAGACTTGGGGCAAGGCCGTCGTCGCCCTGGTCCGCACTGGCGCGACCTACGACGAGGACGCCGCACGCACGGCGCTTGCAGCAG
- a CDS encoding SDR family oxidoreductase, with the protein MEAKQREGRARLVLVTGAARGIGLACAHRFARAGDRVVMADRDLAACTFEAERLGSRHVALQLDVSDEAAVEHAMDGLLQQFGAFDVVINNAGVVDRFARPLLDVPPEDIDRLIGVNLEGPYLVVRAALRTILAGRRGAAIVNVASGAALRALPGRAAYSMTKAGVIGMTRAMAIELGPQGIAVNAVLPGYIDTEILLALEREGKFDRAAAAGAIPMGRLGRTDEIAEAVHYLARGGYHCGSLLSVDGGVDAYGGSGKASTAVMPHRPVRAGDVACVTGGASGIGAVVADRLAGLGWLVAIIDSREIADGPHPAWQADIASEASVESAMAGIAGQLGPVTLLVNNAGIVEPMAKSADQALADFRRTIDVNVKGTIHASRAAARQMIGAGGGAIVNLSSITASLGLPGRNAYCASKSAVTMLTRSLACEWAAHGIRVNAVAPGYILTPAVQALLASGERDMNSVVRRIPVARLGQPDEVADAIAFLASDAASYVTGATLQVDGGYLASGHPPDGPMP; encoded by the coding sequence GTGGAAGCGAAACAAAGGGAAGGGCGTGCGCGCCTCGTTCTGGTGACCGGCGCGGCCCGCGGCATCGGTCTGGCGTGTGCCCACCGCTTTGCCAGGGCCGGTGATCGCGTGGTCATGGCCGACCGCGACTTGGCGGCGTGCACTTTCGAGGCTGAAAGGCTCGGCTCGCGGCATGTCGCGCTGCAACTGGACGTTTCGGACGAAGCGGCGGTCGAGCACGCGATGGACGGTCTTCTGCAGCAGTTCGGCGCGTTCGATGTCGTGATCAACAACGCCGGGGTGGTGGATCGCTTTGCCCGGCCGCTTCTTGACGTACCGCCGGAGGATATCGACCGGCTGATAGGCGTCAATCTCGAAGGTCCCTATCTGGTTGTGCGCGCTGCGCTGCGGACGATCCTTGCCGGACGGCGTGGCGCGGCAATCGTCAACGTCGCATCGGGCGCGGCACTGCGCGCGCTGCCGGGCCGTGCCGCCTACAGCATGACAAAGGCGGGCGTCATCGGCATGACCCGCGCGATGGCGATAGAGCTTGGCCCCCAGGGTATCGCCGTCAACGCCGTGCTGCCGGGATACATCGACACCGAAATTCTCCTTGCTCTGGAGCGGGAGGGCAAGTTCGACCGCGCCGCCGCTGCCGGCGCAATACCGATGGGAAGGCTCGGCCGGACAGATGAGATTGCCGAGGCGGTCCATTACCTCGCGCGCGGGGGTTATCATTGCGGCAGCCTGCTTTCGGTCGATGGTGGGGTCGATGCGTATGGCGGTTCGGGCAAGGCCTCCACCGCCGTCATGCCGCACCGCCCGGTGCGCGCGGGCGACGTCGCTTGCGTGACCGGCGGGGCGAGCGGCATCGGCGCCGTTGTGGCAGACCGGCTTGCCGGGCTCGGCTGGCTCGTGGCGATAATCGACAGCCGGGAAATCGCGGACGGACCACACCCTGCGTGGCAGGCCGACATCGCCAGCGAAGCCTCGGTCGAGAGCGCGATGGCAGGCATCGCTGGCCAGCTCGGCCCGGTGACGCTGCTGGTCAACAATGCCGGTATCGTCGAACCCATGGCGAAGTCTGCCGACCAGGCGCTTGCCGACTTCCGCCGCACGATCGACGTGAACGTGAAGGGCACTATCCATGCATCGCGCGCGGCTGCGCGGCAGATGATCGGCGCGGGCGGTGGGGCCATTGTCAATCTTTCCTCCATCACGGCATCGCTCGGTTTGCCGGGGCGCAATGCCTATTGCGCGTCGAAATCTGCCGTCACCATGCTCACCCGCAGTCTCGCCTGCGAATGGGCCGCGCATGGCATCCGGGTGAATGCGGTCGCGCCAGGATACATCCTGACCCCCGCAGTGCAGGCCTTGCTGGCTTCGGGAGAGCGCGACATGAACTCCGTCGTCCGGCGCATACCGGTGGCGCGCCTTGGTCAGCCTGACGAAGTGGCGGACGCCATCGCGTTTCTGGCCTCGGATGCGGCATCCTATGTTACCGGCGCCACGCTTCAGGTGGATGGCGGCTATCTTGCCAGCGGGCATCCGCCCGATGGACCGATGCCCTGA